One Melanotaenia boesemani isolate fMelBoe1 chromosome 8, fMelBoe1.pri, whole genome shotgun sequence DNA segment encodes these proteins:
- the LOC121645166 gene encoding uncharacterized protein LOC121645166 isoform X2, producing the protein MFPPLVQFSWKRQKEDGSLEELLPAEGDQLEIKESGRSAAIRVVDRDAFYTQKYICYVKHEGGTVEAQTQQELPAPAASCPPEREPADLQADLSFQSELRVKLLLLLSTVLIVKSLVYCCGLSLLMILRNKGPSTNCTHAD; encoded by the exons ATGTTTCCTCCTCTGGTCCAGTTCTCCTGGAAAAGACAGAAGGAGGACGGTTCTCTGGAGGAGCTGCTCCCTGCTGAGGGAGATCAGCTGGAGATCAAAGAGTCAGGACGCTCCGCTGCCATCAGGGTGGTCGATCGTGATGCTTTCtacacacagaaatacatcTGCTACGTCAAGCATGAGGGGGGAACAGTGGAGGCCCAAACACAACAAG agctTCCAGCTCCAGCAGCCTCCTGTCCTCCAGAGAGAGAACCAGCAGACCTGCAAGCTGACT TGTCCTTCCAGTCTGAGTTGAGGGTGAAGCTGCTCTTGCTGCTGTCCACAGTGCTGATAGTGAAGAGTCTGGTGTACTGCTGTGGACTCTCTCTGCTGATGATCCTCAGAAACAAGGGACCGTCCACCAACTGCACACATGCTGACTGA
- the LOC121645163 gene encoding uncharacterized protein LOC121645163 isoform X2: protein MVKPVVNVCPIESNVHQEGKSSLLCLASAMFPPLVQFSWKRQKEDGSLEELLPAEGQFRGSRQSAVIRVVDGDALSRYKYICYVKHEGGTVEAQTQQEVPASPPPPPPPPASTPPVHASTPLLLQKETFPPSDPAATSVPVLHPVKLSVSFQSELRVKLLLLLSTVLIVKSLVYCCGLSLLMILRNKGPSTNCTHAD, encoded by the exons ATGGTGAAGCCCGTGGTGAACGTCTGCCCCATTGAATCCAACGTCCACCAGGAGGGGAAGAGCTCCCTGCTGTGTCTGGCCTCAGCCATGTTTCCTCCTCTGGTCCAGTTCTCCTGGAAAAGACAGAAGGAGGACGGCTCTCTGGAGGAGCTGCTCCCTGCTGAGGGACAGTTCAGAGGGTCCAGACAATCCGCCGTCATCAGAGTGGTTGATGGTGATGCTCTCAGCAGATATAAATACATCTGCTACGTCAAGCATGAGGGGGGAACAGTGGAGGCCCAAACACAACAAG aggttcctgcttctcctccaccacctcctcctccacctgcttctacTCCACCAGTTCATGCATCAACTCCTCTACTTCtgcaaaaagaaacatttccacCATCTGATCCAGCTGCAACCTCTGTTCCTGTTCTCCACCCTGTGAAGCTGTCAGTGTCCTTCCAGTCTGAGTTGAGGGTGAAGCTGCTCTTGCTGCTGTCCACAGTGCTGATAGTGAAGAGTCTGGTGTACTGCTGTGGACTCTCTCTGCTGATGATCCTCAGAAACAAGGGACCGTCCACCAACTGCACACATGCTGACTGA